From the Aspergillus puulaauensis MK2 DNA, chromosome 1, nearly complete sequence genome, the window CGCCCCAAgctccaaagccaaagtTGTCGTACTTGGCGATGCCCTCGGTTGAGCGGTAGAACTCGCGGACCTCCGGAACGTTGAATCTCTGACGGAAGCGCTCCCAGATGTCTCCGCGCAACCCGTTGCCAGCGGCGACAATGCAGGAGTGGTCTTGGTCAtatggagagggaggcgTCGCCATGAGGTATCTGCACAGCTCTCCAATATACAGAATTCGGGTGGCTCTTGAGTCGTGAACGTCTTTCCAGAATTTGGAAGCGGAAAATTTGCGGCGGATACATAGGGTTCCTGCGTTCCCCACGGAGTAGCACAGCCCTGTGAAATAGGCTGTGCCGTGGAAAAGTGGAAGAGAGCAGTATGTTCGTACAGGAAAGTACCTCGAAGGATTGTTGACATCTGCTGAGAGAGGATTCGACgtgaccatggccatcatATTGCGCACAGCGCATGCCTTGGGTTTCCCCGTTGTTCCTGAGGTATATATAAGTGCTGTGAGGTCGCTAGGTAATCTCTTTGCGGCTTTCAGCGTTGACAGAGTGTATTGTTGTAATTGCGAGGTTGTAACAAGCTCAGACGTAGCCGAGACATCGTCAAAAGATGATATATTGAACGATATATGAGGCAAGTCAGAGCACACAAATTTTGATAGATCTGGTGTAGATATGATAAACTTGGAGCCCGAGACGTTGAGACAATGCATGAAAGTGTCGTCTGGTCGATTTGTCTGAATTAGCAAGACTCTGGCTGGCGATAAAAGAAAGTGCATTCATACCTCGTAGATTAATGTTGATGAGAGCAGCAGTGGCTCCTAGTTTAGAAAGGGCATAGAGCATGACAATCATCTCCGGGGAATTGGTAGCGAAGACAGCGACAAAGTCTCCGGAGTGAATATCTCGCTCATGAAGAAGGGCAGCTAATCGGTCAACAACTATGTACAGGTTAGTGTGCTTAATTGATCTAGGTATGAGGAATAAAGCATACGGTCTTTCAATTCTGAATAGGTCCATGATTTCCCTTCAAACCAAAGTGCTTCGGCTGAGCCATGTCCTTCTATTTCCACCACCCGATGGAGCATGCCATATATGGTGACAGTATCACCTAGCTGCGACATGCGGTGAGCCAGCCTTTTACCCCAAGCTCGATCACTGCGGATGGCGCTTAGATCTGTAGAGATAGATAATTTGGCATTCAAGTAAGCAGCGGCCGCAACTGAGAGGGCCGACGCGGCAGCCACAGTGGGCACACCGATCTCAGAGAGAATATCCATGGTAGCACTCTATACGTAGGCGTAAACAAACTTTGGtgcaggaaaaaaaaagatatcaaCCGCGCATAGATTATTGGGCGGCGCACTCTGCCTTTAATTATAAACCCAGAGAGCTCAGCGTGGGAGACAGCAACCGAAAGCTGTTTATTCTAACGCAGCCTGACCTGGAAATCCAGGACGGAGTCTGGGGACGGGAACTGATAGTCGCGGATTTGCCGCCCACAGGGACAAGCACCGGGGAACAGCCTAGGTGTCCGGGGGGAGGGATACGGTAATGCAGCACCGCGTCAGATCCGAA encodes:
- a CDS encoding putative bifunctional fatty acid transporter/acyl-CoA synthetase (FAT1) (COG:I;~EggNog:ENOG410PWCZ;~InterPro:IPR042099,IPR000873,IPR020845;~PFAM:PF00501) codes for the protein MDILSEIGVPTVAAASALSVAAAAYLNAKLSISTDLSAIRSDRAWGKRLAHRMSQLGDTVTIYGMLHRVVEIEGHGSAEALWFEGKSWTYSELKDLVDRLAALLHERDIHSGDFVAVFATNSPEMIVMLYALSKLGATAALININLRDDTFMHCLNVSGSKFIISTPDLSKFVCSDLPHISFNISSFDDVSATSELVTTSQLQQYTLSTLKAAKRLPSDLTALIYTSGTTGKPKACAVRNMMAMVTSNPLSADVNNPSRYFPVRTYCSLPLFHGTAYFTGLCYSVGNAGTLCIRRKFSASKFWKDVHDSRATRILYIGELCRYLMATPPSPYDQDHSCIVAAGNGLRGDIWERFRQRFNVPEVREFYRSTEGIAKYDNFGFGAWGAGKVGFAGPIKRMLEDDTILVKYDADTELPYRDPSTGLCVRAKIGEEGEAIGRVRNRGLLTEYLQNAEATEKKLLRDVFEKGDLFQRTGDLLVQDFEGWVRFQDRVGDTFRWKGENVSAGEIRDHISTIPGVHDAVVYGVRLNAYDGQAGAAGITLEDHSEGSASEFMARLHTELKKKGVPSYAVPRLVRVTEKVETGVTFKQAKGELTKKGWDPLGDWNGDKLYWLNGTIYEKLTEPSWKSIESGAAKL